A region of the Muricauda sp. MAR_2010_75 genome:
TTTCCTTGAACAAATACCTCAGTGATATAAGCCGTATTCCAATGATTACTGAAGAGGAAGAGGTTAATCTGGCAGTTCGCATAAGGCAAGGGGACAACGAGGCTCTGGAAAAACTGGTCTCGGCCAATTTACGATTTGTGGTGTCTGTGGCGAAACAATACCAATCAAGGGGACTCAATTTGCATGATCTCATTAACGAGGGAAATGTTGGGCTTGTCAGAGCAGCATCCAAATTTGATGAAACACGTGGTTTCAAGTTTATTTCATATGCTGTATGGTGGATACGTCAAGGAATCATACAGGCACTTACGGAAAAATCAAGAATGGTGAGATTGCCCTTGAACAAAATAAATGTAATCAACAAAATAAAGAAGGTCACCTCTCATTTTGAACAAGTTCATCAAAGACCACCCACTGCAGAAGAAATATCCGAACAGATAGATTTCTCACTTTCAGAAATCCAAATATGCTTAAAGCACTCTTCTTGGCCTCTTTCCATGGATGAACCATTAAAAATTGGTGATGGAGGATTGAGTTTGCACGACACAATGCGCTCCGATGAGTTTGGTAGTCCAGAACAAAAGTTAATCAACCATTCATTACAAATGGAGATTGATGGTGTTTTGGATATTCTATCGTATCGCGAAGCCTTTGTGATCAAAATGATTTTTGGAATAGGAGTGGAAGATTCCATGGGATTGGAAGAAATTGCTTTTCATTTAGGTTTAACCAAAGAAAGAGTGCGACAAATAAAAGTAACAGCTTTGGCCAAGTTAAGAAACTCCTCCAAAATTGAATTTCTGAAGCAGTATTTGGAATAAATATTTTTTGCAGAAACGAATAACGAATATAAGCTGTTAATGGCCATTCAACGTGGAAACTCTCCAAGGCACTTGAAAACCCCGTTGGTATTTACTGGAAGGTTTTTTTTGTTGGAAACAGGTATGGAATACGAATGTTCGGCTTCACGTTTTACAAAGACTAAACCACTCCTTTAAATTTCATATTTTTGGGGCATGAAAGTTTTGGCGGTCATTTTATCATTGCTTACGATTCTGCTTTCATCGTATCCATGTTGCCAGGAGACCGATTCTTGTTCCGAAGAATTATTGGTGGGCCAAAGTGGACACGACGATTCAGATGAGCCTCCGCTTAGCGAGGATTCGCCTTGTTCCCCTTTTTATACCTGTGGCAGATGTCCTGGGTTTACCATTAGGGATGAAGCAGTGGATTTCATCTACCTGGAGGTTGATAAGGAAACGCCACCAATGACTTATCTTGAACTTTTGCCCAAGGAAGTATATTTCTTTTCCCTAAAACCCCCTCGCACTTTTGGAGTATAGCCTATTGTAGACAAAACACACACTTGGCTTTATGGTCAAGGTTCAAAATACTTCAAAAACCCAACAAATGAAATTACGATTGTTTTTGGTGCTGTCCGTTTTTGGGATGGCATCCACTCTTGCGCAGAACACCCTAAACATTGTGGTCAAAGACTCTTTAAGTGGTGAACCCATGATTGGGGTCACAGCAGTTTTGGCATCGTTGGACAAAGGGGCCATATCCAACGAAGAGGGAAAAATAAAAATAGAAGATATTCCCAATGGAACGTTCCAATTGCGGTTAAGCTATCTTGGTTATGCCACCTTGGAACAAACCCTTACCTTTCCCTTGGATGATGATCGTCAGGTACGGACCATTTCCCTGATACCACAGACCGAAGAGATGGAAGAGATTACCCTGGTATCCACTAGGAGCAGCCGAACCATTGAGGACATCCCTACACGGGTTGAGGTCATCGCAGGGGAGGAACTCTCTGAAAAGGGAAACATGAAACCGGGGGACATTCGAATGCTGCTCAATGAAAGCACAGGAATCCGAACCCAACAGACCTCGGCCACCAGCTACAACTCCAGTATCCGTATACAAGGCTTGGATGGGAAGTATACCCAACTCCTTCGGGATGGGTTTCCCCTATATTCTGGGTTTGCCAGTGGGCTCAGTCTCATGCAGATCGCACCTTTGGACCTGAAACAGGTGGAGGTCATCAAGGGCTCGAGTTCCACTTTGTATGGTGGAGGTGCCATCGCTGGGCTGGTAAACCTCATTTCCAAGACCCCTCAAGATGAGCCTGAACTCAGCTTTATGGCCAACGGAACCTCTGCCCTTGGTCTGGATCTTAGTGGTTTCTATTCGGAGAAGTTCAACAAAGTGGGAACAACGGTATTCGCTTCGTATAATCTTGGAACGCCTTACGATCCTGCAGATATTGGATTGACGGCCATTCCCGAGTTTGACCGCTTTACCCTGAACCCAAAACTGTATTGGTATCTTAACGAAGGCACAGAACTGCTGTTGGGCATCAATGCCATTTGGGAGGACCGTCTTGGGGGAAACATGGACTATGTCAAGGGTGATGCTGTGGCGGACCCCTATTTTGAATCCAACGAAACCGAAAGGGTCTCCACCCAATTGGGATTCAAACATGCCTTTAATGACCGCAACCGATTTGAGGTCAAGAACAGTTTCAGTTTTTATGACCGTACCATACAAATCCCGGACTTTACCTTTTCGGGATACCAACGCTCGTCCTTCAGTGAACTTAACTTTTCAACCAGTTCGGAAGATGATGTGGAATGGGTCTTTGGCGCCAATCTGTGGACAGAATATTTTAACGATACCCGGGAAGATCAGACCGAAGCCTTGGACCAGTCCTACCAGATTTTTGGACTGTTCGCACAAAATGTATGGCCTATTGGTGAAACCTTTTCCGTAGAAACCGGGTTTCGGGCCGACTTTCATTCCAATTATGGGGCCATGGCACTCCCCAGACTGTCCGTGCTCTACGAGCCCAATAGTGCATTGACCTTTCGATTTGGAGGCGGCTTAGGGTATAAGACCCCCACTGTATTTACAGAGGATGCGGAACGACTGCAGTTCCGTAACGTACTGCCCATCAATACGGATGAAGCTGATCTGGAACGCTCCTTGGGCGGTAATTTTGATGTGAACTATAAATGGGTCCCCCTGTCGGGGATGACAATGTCCATCAATACGCTACTTTTCTATACTAAGATCAATGACCCCATGACACTGGTACCGAATGGAAACGGATTCTATGAATTCCTACAATACGGGGGGTATGTGGACACGCGCGGTGCTGAGGTCAACCTCAAGATAAAATATGGGGATTTTAAACTGTTCACTGGGTATACCCACGCCAATGTGAAACAACATGAAAATGGGACGGTCTCAGACTTTCCATTGGTGGCCAAGCACCGATTGAACAATGTGCTGATGTTTGAAAAGGAAGATAATCTCTGGGTTGGTCTTGAAGCCTATTATTACAGTCCACAGCAATTGGGCAACGGTGAAACAGGCGAATCCTATTGGATCGTTGGGCTGATGAGTGAAAAGAAGCTCGGGGAAAAATTTTCGGTCTTCTTGAACTTTGAGAATTTTTTGGACACCCGACAAACTAGGTTTGGCACAATCTATACAGGAAATATCAGTGATCCCCAGTTTTTGGACATTTACGCCCCTGTTGATGGTTTCGTGATCAATGGTGGATTTAAGATCAAGATATAGTTTTTCCAAAACAGGATGCTAAGAAATTATTTTCTTGGCATCCTACTCTTTAAACCATGGAATTCAATTTACACAAAGCGTGTGACCTTTGTTATTTTCTTTTCTTGGCAATGAACCAATAACTAATTCCCGCCGACCAATAGAATACACTCTCCAATTCCTCTTCAAAAACACCATCTTCGGTTGTCAGGGTGGCACTGCTCTGGGGGAATGCCCATACCGGAGTAAATGAAAAAATGAAATGGTTGTGATGGTATTGTAGTGGGATGCTCAATTCTAAGTTCAACAGGTTGAATTCTGAAGCCTCCGCAATTTCAACCGTGGTGGTCTCTATGGGTTCAGTGCTTCCGGCACCTTTGCCCTGACCTTTTCGGTTTCCCAAACGGCTGGTGCTGTAGTATTCCTGATAAAAATATTGTGACCCGGCAAACACAGATGCCCTAGGGGTTATCAATAATGACCGGTTGAACGCATAGAAGGTATGGTCCATCAACAAGCCCATGAAAATGTCAGGTGAGCTATTTTTATTGAAGTAACTGCTCACGTACACCGATAGTTCCACGGCCTTTAAATCATAGCTCAGTATCCCCGTGATGTCGGCCACGACCTCAGACTGCACATTATAGCTATCCTCATTGTAAAAATAGGCAGTTCCCGAAGCGCCACCGCTCCATTTGTTGGAATCGAACAAAAACCCAGCAGTGGTAAAAAACAGGTCCACCCGCTGCTCATCTGAACGGGTAAGGTAGGATGCAGATACATCCAAAAACAATCCGGATTTGTCATAATAACCGATGGATGGCAGAATATAAGGTGCCGCAATAGAGTCACGTCTACCCATAAAAAGGGCGTCGTTCATATAACTCAAATCCACCAAAAAATAGGATTCCTCAGTGTTTGAACTTTCCTTAGTGGTTTTCTGGGCATGGAGTTCAGTGACTGTACAGGCCAACATCAGCAATATGGGCAACAAACGTTTCATGGTGCTAAAATTCAATGTATATGAGATCTGGCTCCAGCTGGTTGGGGCCAGATCTTTATTGCAAACCCATTACCCGCTTATCCCTTTTTTCTTTTGGATAGCATTGGGCTTAACACCTTTTTTGTTCTTCATGTTTTTGATGTTCTTCATGTTTTTTTGAAGCATCATTTTTCGATGTTGATAGGTGTTCATGAATTTTTCCCCAGCAAGGTTCAAACATTCCCCATTTTGAAGTCGCATTTGCTGACGATCTTGGTTCATGTAGGTGCCATTTGGGTCAATACTTCCGCCATTGGCCAATTCTAACCGTTGTTGCAAACGATTTTGGGATTGGGTCCTAATTTGATACAATTCGCCATCAATGAGCATCACGTGGAACCTGTTTTGGTTTCTTTGTTGGATCTGCGCATTGGTAAGTCCCATGTCGTTCTGCATGATTTTATACCGATATTGATACTCGTTTCGGTATTTAATGCCATCATTGTCCAAACATTCCCCATCTTTTAATCGAAGTCTATCACGATCTCGGGTCAAATAAGAACCATTGGGATTCACAACTGTTCCGTCATTTAGGGTAATGGGGTCCTGTAAATGGATTTGATCGCGGTCACGAATTTGGAGCACGTCACCATCGACCAACATTAAACGGTCTCGATCTTGATCGGGATCTTGGACCCTGTCCCTATCCCTGTCCTGCGCCATCAGCGTAGCTGTTCCAAGAACGGCCAACGCCAGTAAAACTAATTTTTTCATGGTACTCGTATTTAAATAAATTATCAGGGATAAAAGTAAAACCATTAAAAAGGGGGCACAATGACAAAAGTCATGAAAAGCCTTTAAAATAAAGGGGTTTGGCGAATTTTTAGGTAACAAATGTTACATAATGGACAGGATACAATAAGCCTAAAAAAAGACCCTTACCGTGAGGTTTGGAGTGAAACCCAGCGAATGCCTATGGATCACTTGCTCTAAAATTAGTTCACCATTTTGTTGGGAGGTTCGGTGAATGATGGAAAGGGGTACAATACGATCGTAAATGTTAAGTACTGAGAAGCCCAGTTGCATTAGGGAATTGCTTTCTCTCAATCCAAACTGATAGACTACCGAAGCATCCAATCGGTGAAAATCGGGTAATCGCCCTGCATTTAAGGAGCCAAAACTCACTTGTTGGGTCTCCTCGTCATAGCTTTTGATGAGGGTAACTGGTAGGCCCGTGCGGTATTGCCACCCCAATGATAATTGAAAACCTTTCAATTGTAGGCTATTGGATATTCGAAAACTATGGGTGATGTCGTTGTTTCCAGAAAAGCTGCCTTCTTGAACTGCATCAAAAGTAAAATTGACATCATTGAAGGAGTAGCCCATCCAAAATCGATAGTTTCGGAAGCGCTTTTTAATAAGCAGGTCCATTCCCAAAATGCGACTTTTGCCCTCACTGAGTTCTGGCTGGGGAAGATTGAAACCTTGGCTGTAGGTGGTGAGCCCGGTAAGACGCTTGTGAAAAAGCTCTGCATCCAGAGTCCATCCCTTTTTGTCATAAAGAAGACCTGCTGAAATCTGGTTACCTTGTAAAAGTGGAAAATTGACATCGTCTGAAAGACGCCAAATGTTGTTGTCCAGCCGAAGTTCGGTTTGGTTGAATTCAATTAACTGCGAAATAGGTTGGTTGCGTCTCTCCAACCCAGCCCGAATCCGTGTCGATTTGGAGATGGGAAGTTCCAAATTCAAGCGGGGTTCCAAGTAAATATTTCCCAAACTACCATAATGCACCGCCCGAAGCCCTAATTTATAAATACCCGAACTGGCTTTGGTGATGGTATATTCCCCAAACAGTACATTTTTAAAATTACTCTCATTCACTGGTAGACTTATATTATTTTCCGGCTCAACATTGGATGTGGCGCTTAAGTCTATTTCCAAATTGGTATTGGAGAGTTGGTACCCAAAAGTCAACTGGTCATTGTTCTTAAACATTCTGTCTGACTTCAATTCCAAGCCAAAATCACTGATTTTGTTACCTCTGATATTGGTTTCCTCCAAGTCATTTTCGTACAGCTCTTCGTTTTTGTAATAGGAATCGTAAGATGAAAAGTAGGCGGTGATTTCTTCCGTTTGGGTTGGGGAGGTATGATGCGTCCAGTTGGCACTAACCCCGCCATTTCCAGTAGTAAGCGAATCTTTTTTGGTTTCTCCATCATTCATAAAGGAGAATTGGGTGCGGTTTCGGGTCATCAGCGCACTAATGGCAATCTTGTCCTTTGGGGAAGGTTGATATACATACTTGGCATTTAAGTCATAAAACCGAAAGTCATTGTCACTACTCTCGTAGGTGTAATCATCATCCGTGTTCACATTCAACGGGTTGCCACGGCTATCAGTTATGGCACCGGTATTGTTGAAAATTTTCCGTTCATACGCTTCATAGGTGGGTCCTTCAAACACATCCAAATAGGCATTTCTGGCAAATAGAGATAGTGATGATTTTTGGGACATGGGAATTTTTAGATAGCCATCCGCACTCAATCCATCAATCCCAATCCCTCCGGAAACCTTTTGGGCGACTTTGTCATTGGTAGTGATGTCGATGACCCCAGAAACCCGGTCTCCATAAATTGCACTGGTGCCTGTTTTATAGATTAGCGCCTTTTCAGTGGCGTACGGATTGAATCTTGAGAACATGCCGTACAAATACCCTGAATTGAAGACCCGAATATGGTCGAACAGCACCAAATTTTGATCCGAAGTTCCTCCATGGATTTGAATCCCCGATGCCGATTCATCCAAGCTGGAAACCCCAGGAATCATTTGGATGCTTTGCAATATATCTGGAGTGGTTTGCCCGGGAATGGGTCCCAAGGGTTTTTGGGTGAGGGTAATGGAACCATCTCTGTTCCGGTCAATCCCCGTGGTAATGTACGAGGTAACCACCACTTCTTGGAGTTGTTTGTAGACAGGTGAAAGATAAAATGCAGTGCAATTCTCTGTCGGTTGAACACTCACAGCACCATAACCCGAAACTTGGAGCAGGTAGTGCGACTTTCCTGTATGTTCAAATTGAAGGAACCCTTTTGGATTGGTTTCGAGCACCAAGGTTGAGTCGACTACGACCTGATTTTCCGTAATGGGCAACAGCGTTTCTCGGTCCAATAAAGAAATGCAGATTCGGTTTGGATTGGAAATGGGCGTGATAATCACCTGGGGCTGTCCTTCAATTTTTTCGAAATGAAGTCCTGTTTGTGCTTCGAGTACGGCAAGAAGTTCAATCAAAGTGAGTCCGTCCACCTGAACCGTAACCGTTTTCTTATTGACCATATCCTCCGCAAAGGAAAAACTGAGTTGGGTGTCCGCTTCCAATTGGCCAATGACGTCTTTTAGCGGGGTATTCTCAAATCCATAAAATAGATTTTCTTGGGCATAGGTCATGCACATGCCCAATAGGAACACTAAAAATAGGATACCAATTTGCCTCATCTATTCGCCAGACAAGGTAACAATTCTTTTGTCTGCGGAAATATGATATGTGATGCCCATGGGTTCCATGGTGGTTTTAAGGGCATTTTCAAGGTTTTTGTGCGTAAATCTTCCGGTAAAGAGACGGTCAATTTGAACCGAATTCAACTCAAAAGTAACGGGAAATTGAACCGATAGCTCCTCCAGAACTTCAGAAAAAGGCTGTTCCATAAAAGATGAATACCCTTTTTTCCAATCGGGGGCATCTGCTGAAAATTCTGTCTGCTGTAATTGACCTTCTTTGATTTCAAGTGCCATTCCCTGCGAGAGTTCGGTGGGGTTGGACTGGGTTAATGGGGTAAAGACAATGACACCTTCATAGCATTGCACTTTAAAATCCTTTCGGTCCCGTATGTTGAATTGGGTGCCCAATACGGCAATGGTTCCTTTACGGGTATTGACGGTAAAATTTCCGCTCGGTTGCACATCAAAAAAGGCTTCCCCTTCAAAATCCACAATACGGTCTTCTTCCCAACCAAATCGCTTGTAAGATAATTTGGAGTTGGCATTTAGCTCAATTAGGGAGCCATCGGCAAGAAGTACGGTCTCATTTTCGCCAATACCAGTGGAATAGGTTTTATATCCGTAGAAATAGGTATACCCTGCAAACAACAAAGCAATGGATGCGACGGCGGCCACCCACCAAAGCCGTCTTACTTTTGGTTCTTTTTGGACATTTTTGTTCTTTTCGGTCACCAATGCCAATGCCTTTTCCACATCAATCTCAGGACCATTTAGGGACTGGGCCGTATTGTCAATGGCCATAAGTTGCCTGTAGACATCAGATGCCTCGAACCCTGCCAACTCCTCTGGAGTCAACGCTCCGGCTATCCATCGGGTCAAAAAATCTTCATTGGCGTAATTTTCATCCATAGGCACAATTGCTCTTATTTAAATGACAGTTGATTCCTCTTTCACCCTATTAAAATTTTAAATCTTTTCCCAAAACCTCACGGAGTTGAAGCAAAGCTTTGCTCATTCTTCGTTCTATGGCCTTTACACCGACCCCAGTTATTTCGGCAATTTCAGAATAGGTTTTCTTTTCTATTCGGCTCAATAAATACACTTCCCGTTCTTTTGGTGGCAAGGAGGCAATGGCGGATTTCAATTTTTCATGGAATTCCTCCATCTCCATTAAATATTCAGGACTTTCATAATCCACGGAAGGATTCACCTTTCTCAAATGCTTCAAGACAATTTTCTCATGCTCTTTTTCATTGAGAAATGCATTGTTGGCCGCACGGTAGAGGTATGCCTTCACTTTGGAAAAAGAAACGGTGGCACACAATTTCCAAAGCTTCACAAAAACATTCTGTACAATGTCCTCCGCCTGTTGCAGGTCCCCACATTTATAATAGACATATCGCGTCACCGCCTCATAATGTGTGCGGAATATTCGGTCGTAGATTTTTTGCGCGCAAATGGATGGTTCTTCCTCTGTCATGTGCTGATTAGGGCGAAACTGCTTTTCAAACAAAAATAATTAGAAAAAATAGGGTGTATGGTTTTTTGCCTGTCTTAGTAATGAAAAAGAATTGTAACATCTGAACTATGCATTGTAAAAAATGGTTGACAGCCTTCTTTATGGGCTGTTTTTTACTCATACAGAACCTCACCGCCCAAGAGTGGCAAACCAATTTTGAAAAGGCCAAGGACTTGGCCCAAAAGAAGGATAACCATATTGTTTTGGTCTTTCAAGGGTCTGACTGGTGTGCGCCTTGCATTAAGCTAGATCGTGAGGTTTGGAGTACCGCAGAATTCCAAAATCTGGCCAAGGACCATTTTGTGATGCTCAAGGCCGATTTCCCCAGAAAACAAAAAAACAGATTGCCCGAAGCGCAAGAGGAGCACAACAAAATGTTGGCCTCTAAATATAATCCTAATGGATACTTCCCTTTTGTGGTGGTGTTGGATGCATCGGGAAAGGTGTTGGGCGAGACCGCCTATGAAAAAACTACCCCAAAAGCCTATTTCAACAAGTTGAACGCATTCTAATAATCTGAAGATGCCCAGGATAAATCAATTCTTATTGAATACCGCCCTTTTCCTTTTTGTGATTTCTGGGTATTCCCAAGAAACAGATACTGCCGGTCAACTTCAAGTCTTTCAGCGGACCCTGAAATTGATGGGCAGCCGGTTTGATTTGACCGTGGTTGCCGAAAATCAAACCCAAGGTGATGCTTATTTGGACATGGCCATTGCTGAAATTTCACGCATTGAACGCTTAATTTCTTCTTGGGATGCCAATTCGCAGACGTCCAAAATCAATCAAAATGCTGGGGTGGCTCCGGTGAAAGTGGACCGCGAACTTCTCAATCTGATTGAAAGGGCCATCAAAATTTCAAAATTGACCCAGGGGGCCTTTGATATCAGCTATGCTTCCATGGACCGCATCTGGAAATTTGACGGTTCTGTTATGGAAATGCCATCCGAAGAAGCCATAAGACAGTCGGTAGCCAAAGTGGGCTACCAAAACATTGTGTTGGATCAAGAAAAGGGTACCGTATTCCTGAA
Encoded here:
- a CDS encoding RNA polymerase sigma factor RpoD/SigA, yielding MRSLTISKQITARDTLSLNKYLSDISRIPMITEEEEVNLAVRIRQGDNEALEKLVSANLRFVVSVAKQYQSRGLNLHDLINEGNVGLVRAASKFDETRGFKFISYAVWWIRQGIIQALTEKSRMVRLPLNKINVINKIKKVTSHFEQVHQRPPTAEEISEQIDFSLSEIQICLKHSSWPLSMDEPLKIGDGGLSLHDTMRSDEFGSPEQKLINHSLQMEIDGVLDILSYREAFVIKMIFGIGVEDSMGLEEIAFHLGLTKERVRQIKVTALAKLRNSSKIEFLKQYLE
- a CDS encoding thioredoxin family protein; protein product: MHCKKWLTAFFMGCFLLIQNLTAQEWQTNFEKAKDLAQKKDNHIVLVFQGSDWCAPCIKLDREVWSTAEFQNLAKDHFVMLKADFPRKQKNRLPEAQEEHNKMLASKYNPNGYFPFVVVLDASGKVLGETAYEKTTPKAYFNKLNAF
- a CDS encoding TonB-dependent receptor plug domain-containing protein yields the protein MRQIGILFLVFLLGMCMTYAQENLFYGFENTPLKDVIGQLEADTQLSFSFAEDMVNKKTVTVQVDGLTLIELLAVLEAQTGLHFEKIEGQPQVIITPISNPNRICISLLDRETLLPITENQVVVDSTLVLETNPKGFLQFEHTGKSHYLLQVSGYGAVSVQPTENCTAFYLSPVYKQLQEVVVTSYITTGIDRNRDGSITLTQKPLGPIPGQTTPDILQSIQMIPGVSSLDESASGIQIHGGTSDQNLVLFDHIRVFNSGYLYGMFSRFNPYATEKALIYKTGTSAIYGDRVSGVIDITTNDKVAQKVSGGIGIDGLSADGYLKIPMSQKSSLSLFARNAYLDVFEGPTYEAYERKIFNNTGAITDSRGNPLNVNTDDDYTYESSDNDFRFYDLNAKYVYQPSPKDKIAISALMTRNRTQFSFMNDGETKKDSLTTGNGGVSANWTHHTSPTQTEEITAYFSSYDSYYKNEELYENDLEETNIRGNKISDFGLELKSDRMFKNNDQLTFGYQLSNTNLEIDLSATSNVEPENNISLPVNESNFKNVLFGEYTITKASSGIYKLGLRAVHYGSLGNIYLEPRLNLELPISKSTRIRAGLERRNQPISQLIEFNQTELRLDNNIWRLSDDVNFPLLQGNQISAGLLYDKKGWTLDAELFHKRLTGLTTYSQGFNLPQPELSEGKSRILGMDLLIKKRFRNYRFWMGYSFNDVNFTFDAVQEGSFSGNNDITHSFRISNSLQLKGFQLSLGWQYRTGLPVTLIKSYDEETQQVSFGSLNAGRLPDFHRLDASVVYQFGLRESNSLMQLGFSVLNIYDRIVPLSIIHRTSQQNGELILEQVIHRHSLGFTPNLTVRVFF
- a CDS encoding DUF6799 domain-containing protein, which gives rise to MKKLVLLALAVLGTATLMAQDRDRDRVQDPDQDRDRLMLVDGDVLQIRDRDQIHLQDPITLNDGTVVNPNGSYLTRDRDRLRLKDGECLDNDGIKYRNEYQYRYKIMQNDMGLTNAQIQQRNQNRFHVMLIDGELYQIRTQSQNRLQQRLELANGGSIDPNGTYMNQDRQQMRLQNGECLNLAGEKFMNTYQHRKMMLQKNMKNIKNMKNKKGVKPNAIQKKKGISG
- a CDS encoding RNA polymerase sigma factor, which codes for MTEEEPSICAQKIYDRIFRTHYEAVTRYVYYKCGDLQQAEDIVQNVFVKLWKLCATVSFSKVKAYLYRAANNAFLNEKEHEKIVLKHLRKVNPSVDYESPEYLMEMEEFHEKLKSAIASLPPKEREVYLLSRIEKKTYSEIAEITGVGVKAIERRMSKALLQLREVLGKDLKF
- a CDS encoding FecR family protein; this encodes MDENYANEDFLTRWIAGALTPEELAGFEASDVYRQLMAIDNTAQSLNGPEIDVEKALALVTEKNKNVQKEPKVRRLWWVAAVASIALLFAGYTYFYGYKTYSTGIGENETVLLADGSLIELNANSKLSYKRFGWEEDRIVDFEGEAFFDVQPSGNFTVNTRKGTIAVLGTQFNIRDRKDFKVQCYEGVIVFTPLTQSNPTELSQGMALEIKEGQLQQTEFSADAPDWKKGYSSFMEQPFSEVLEELSVQFPVTFELNSVQIDRLFTGRFTHKNLENALKTTMEPMGITYHISADKRIVTLSGE
- a CDS encoding TonB-dependent receptor; translation: MKLRLFLVLSVFGMASTLAQNTLNIVVKDSLSGEPMIGVTAVLASLDKGAISNEEGKIKIEDIPNGTFQLRLSYLGYATLEQTLTFPLDDDRQVRTISLIPQTEEMEEITLVSTRSSRTIEDIPTRVEVIAGEELSEKGNMKPGDIRMLLNESTGIRTQQTSATSYNSSIRIQGLDGKYTQLLRDGFPLYSGFASGLSLMQIAPLDLKQVEVIKGSSSTLYGGGAIAGLVNLISKTPQDEPELSFMANGTSALGLDLSGFYSEKFNKVGTTVFASYNLGTPYDPADIGLTAIPEFDRFTLNPKLYWYLNEGTELLLGINAIWEDRLGGNMDYVKGDAVADPYFESNETERVSTQLGFKHAFNDRNRFEVKNSFSFYDRTIQIPDFTFSGYQRSSFSELNFSTSSEDDVEWVFGANLWTEYFNDTREDQTEALDQSYQIFGLFAQNVWPIGETFSVETGFRADFHSNYGAMALPRLSVLYEPNSALTFRFGGGLGYKTPTVFTEDAERLQFRNVLPINTDEADLERSLGGNFDVNYKWVPLSGMTMSINTLLFYTKINDPMTLVPNGNGFYEFLQYGGYVDTRGAEVNLKIKYGDFKLFTGYTHANVKQHENGTVSDFPLVAKHRLNNVLMFEKEDNLWVGLEAYYYSPQQLGNGETGESYWIVGLMSEKKLGEKFSVFLNFENFLDTRQTRFGTIYTGNISDPQFLDIYAPVDGFVINGGFKIKI